TTGTCTCAAAACtttctattctatttatatagaTCAGCTTGATATTGTCTATTTTGTGCAAGCTCTTATCCTCATCAACTTATCACCACTCATTCAGGCTACTAAGTACTAACAACACTAAACTAAATGAGTAAATGCATTTCAATGATTTCAGAAACTAGTTAAAGTCAAAGAAAATAGGAGCATACACTTCTTCAGGCTCTCGAACATCAATTAACTGTGCCTCCTTCGAGAAGTTGGGATCTTGAAGTTTCACATGCAGCTCATCAGGTTGAATGTCTTGAAATACAGATTCTTCCCTAATAGTTAAAGGAAAAGATTTACGACACATAAGAAGTTAAGAACACTCACTGAAATAAACAACAACTACTGCTACCAAGCCTTATCGCACAAAGGTGGTGTTGGCTAATTAGATCAAACAATCAATAAGGATTTACGAAAATAACcaaatattcaataaatttcCCATCCGAAAGAAACACATTTTACCATCCAACttggagaaaaaaatatgtcttGAAATACCTTTCAGATAAAACCTGCAGCAGGTGCCATCCAAATTTTGTCTTGCACATTACAACTTTGTTTAAAGGTGCACTAAACACAGCCTCCTCAAATTCAGGAACCTGATGCATTTACATCAACAAAGATATGTCCAATCACATAATTGTACTATTGtaatgtaaaattaattttaaaaaaggcACTTCTATAACTAGGTCTATATTTCTACTTCATGAACTTCACTCTACAGAATCATATGGCACAATTATCGTTAGCAAAAGAAAATCCAAGGAAAAGCATAATATATCCCTTCCTCTAACAGACAAATTTGGACAAATTTACAGAAGAAAGTGATGCATACCAACTGGAATCACCTAAGCAAGAAGCATAAAAAGTAGCAAATCATGAACAAATTGAGAAACCCTAAGAACAAGATTTAAGCAAATCTAAACATCATACCATTTGTCCCTTTCTCACCCACCCAAgccttcctccttcttctttaGATGGGCACACCGAATAGTCCACAGCAAGATCGCTCAAATCTTCACCTGGacacacaacacaaaacaaGAAAGCCTTAGGAAGTTAAACTGAACAAATCATATCTTCCAAAACCACACCCTACATATTGACAGAACAACTCAATTCAAACAATGATGTGTGTGTTGGTTATGCGgtgacaaattattttatttttttgaaacggCAAAAATTATTAAGTGACAAGCCTGTGTAAGAAACACAACAACTTGCGACAGAAGCGAAATACAAAAAAGTGGACACCGTATATAGGCTTTTATCGtagaaacaaaatacaaaagagTGGACACCACATAACCaaacaaacttttttaatttctatttaaaatcaattatatttatatttagataTACATTGAGGTAGCTaggttgaacaataaatttgaggtTAAAAATCAATTGTAAAGGTAAAAACTCCAAATTCTAGATTCAagctagaatcaattctaatcGGGAACATTCATATACGTTAAAATCAATTCTTCATCTCTAGAATCAAATTATCATCCTCTAAATGTGGAACCAAATAAACACATAGACGATTTACGATActacataaattaaattgttcAATCCAAGTTTTTTAACCTGCTGAGAGTCTCTTTTGAAGATTCAAAAATAGTTTCTCGTCATCTTCTTTCACCAACAAATGCTGCACCAATACTTCCCTTTCTCCACCACCTTCAACAGCACTACTCCCAGTGCTATACAGAgctgaaaacaaaacaatgatCAGATTTTTACTGATTTTTGTAACTCTACATTACATCACATCGTGATAATCTAATCTTTGGGGAGCAAAAGATTGACTAAAAAAcagaaatggaaaataaaaagtgGGATTTGCAGAAAATGAGTACTCGTTGCATAGGGAGACATGATAAAAGTAAATGgtgaaagaggaagagaagaagGTGAGTGAAAATGGAAGGTTTTTATGGAGGAAAAAGTGTGCATTTGGGAGTGAGAATGGGAAGTAAAAGAGAAGGAGAATAGTGATGGAATTATGGAAAGTTCAGAAAGTTTTGGAATCGCCATTCCAACTCGTAATCGACAGACTCTCAACATTGCTTCTTCTGCTTTGAATCCACTTAACACGCAGACAACACAGAAATGAAAACCatgtatatatacacacacaccacaacctcaaatttttttaatttttttttgacaaaacaacctcaaaattaatgttttcagctattttggaaataaaatactccctaataaatttcaaaaatcaaaaagagAACTACCCCTTTTGACTCGGTTATGATAAAAAATGGtaattaagttaaaatatttccttttttatacgaaatcaagaaaaataaatgtacttacctatctttcttttttcttttccctcAAAAAAGGGAATGATAGttgaatatattgaattttcccGATTTCATAAGGCAAAACAACTCCCAATTATAATGATTATCCCTTCCGAACAAAATGTGAAGAAAACCTACAAGTTCAAGTTGATTGAGACATAAGGCAAAACAACTCACAATTCAGAAATACATTATACAATACACAAAATCACTAAAACACTAAACAAAGGACAGAGTGTAATTTATGACAGACTGAACAAAAAGCTTGTACTCGAGATGTTGAGTGCAAACACAACAACATAAGAAAATACACCGATTCAAACCTTTTATAGTCAGAACTTGAACTCTACACTTGTGCTTTGCTAAGTCTAAAGTATTCTCGGTGTACTTAAAATAGCTAAAAGATTGTGATAATGTGTAACACAGCTATAGCTTAATTTTGAATTCCTTGTTAGTGATGCCACACATCATGATTTAAAGCAGTGGATTGACAGGTTGAAACATTTGATAATCTATTTGGATCTATCAGTAGACAAGAAATACATTGACTCTAAGAGATCTCCCAAGTCATCCGGTAACAGAAGAACtgaatcatataaaatcaaCCTAACTTGATCAAGTACATTCCTTTTGGAAGCACCTAACAAATATCAAATTATAAAGTTAgtataacataaatataatgACTCGCGTACATCGACAGTAGATAActctaacaaaaacaaaacgaaaacTTCATATGAAATCAAAACCATTTGCTCACACACACAACTCCGTGCTAATTTAAGCCGAAAGAAAACATTCATTCCCAACATATGACTGATAAAACTGAAATCCTCCAACAACTAAATGCCTCTTAGATAAAATCGGAATCACATCCATAAGTACAAACATGAGCTTATGATGTCTTAAGCATGTCCTTTGCATTTTCAACAATAtatgaaaagtaaaatatacTAGCTTCTATCCATTGTGACAGTAAAGCAACATAGCTGCAAAAATAGTGCAATGGATAGACAAATTCATCATATTCGTCCTATCAAAATCCATACTAAAATAGAAAGGTTTTGATGAGAGTAATTTTCACCAATACAGCACAAAACATTGCAGACAGGCCAACTAATAAAAAGCAACCAACCGCAAAAATAAACCAAACTTtgtaaaacaaaacaattaaagcaaataataattgatagaaggtaaacaaaattgcaaACATCCAAAGCATTTGATAATCACGAAAAATTAGTCACctcaaaaaattatttccaaTTAACACATATCTTTATTTACAAAGCATTTAAAAAAGTAGTAAACATGAAATCGAAGGGAACATTGTTGAGTGACCCAATTGGTAAAATTGAGAGAATAACAACCTTTGGAAGGTGAAATGAGAGAACCACAGTAGTATAAGTAGAGAAATTTGTATGTATATCCAAGTCTATGTACGATAACACAATGGAGATGACAGAACCAGTTTGTAAAAGCTAcgaaatgtaatgtaatgtagcTTTTGAATTAATTCAGAGTGAATCTGTTATTCCCATTGGCTATCAAACATACACCAAGAGAGTTGAAggaaaactgttgaagaagatgatggaaTTAGTCTCTCATTTTGTTTGTGAGAATATTATGAGACCGCATACTCCACTTTCACTCATCATCTCAATGGGTGTGGGTGGTTTTGGAATCACAAGtagtttttatataaaatcacttttttcttgtatattttttattttgtcgtttgaatgtgatgttgatttcatgttttgtctctttttattgTCTTGAGAACGCTCATATTATTGATATTGATTGTTACGGAAAGACAATTTCATTGTTGtgctttattgttattttatcatattacagtcattttgattttatcatattatttataaatattttatcattgtATGTTTTTAACTTCAGTGTGTGTTATgagttccctaaaaaaaacttgagTGTTATGAGTTTGTTTGCGAATTTATCATTTACGTTTTTAAAGAGGTTGAATATATAGTTGCATGTGatatattctatcaatttgaataaataaatattgttttatttaaaaaaaaaaaaaaaaaaatcaatgttgaGAAAAAAGATCTTGTATAAAGagacataaataaatatgaagtgATTCTTATGATTAACAATGGAGTGAGGAGTGAGTACTATGGAGTGGGTAAATCTCTTTTGCAGCTAAAACACAAAAATGTGTCTTGTTAAATTAAATGATCAGATCACAATAAGTGAAGTTATTCAACTCGAGTCTTGTTcttacaataaaaaatttagctTATGGGGGAAGCACTCCATGAACAAAGATAGAGAAAACTACAACAAATACTATGAATATCTCTTTCTATAGGTTTctaacaaaaattacaaatatttatctAAAATGGTAGAAGTAATAAATTTGTCTCAAACTATAACTAAACTAtactttttgtgtgtgtgtttttaatgttaactttttatatttcaatataaattgGTAGCATTAATAAGgaatataattaaaagaaaatagagaGTAATAAATTCATTTGGAAAATTGCATAGGATTTATAAgtagggacaatttttttttttaaattatcttaTATTTTGTGAGCATAAAATTACAAGAATTTATTATGATCATGTAAGGTTTTAGGGCTCAATAATGAAATTTAAACTTGTATGACTTGGGTATGAGTCGACTCCTAGCAAACAAGACAAAAGTTTAACGATTATCTCCTTTTCGTAAACTATAGTATTTCCTTCGATCTTTAgtataagaataaaaatttattttttaaattcattgaataactaatgtatcaAATTTATGATATAGATTATATACATAAGTTAtacaatgaatctaaaaagtagttttttttcttcttataatagGTGGTGGGGGAGTACAACTTAAATGatataattaaatatcaaaatttagtAAGTATCAAGTAATTTGAATTAACCTGATGGCCCAATGTTTTGGTGAACTGTGGTCATAAGATTTTGAACTCGAGATTTGAATACACCAGCAAAATGAAAAACAggtggaaagaaaaaaaaagaattaaataatgtgtatttttatgtgtgtcgaaatcttttttttttagaaagattatatttatagcatttcattagcAATCAAAACGTTAATACACGTTGAGGATGTGATTGTCTTTGGTAATTCATGGACAACTTCATTCACCGTCTCATAGTTAATGAACACAAAAGTTCGTTAAATGTAAATTACAATAATGTTTGTTTTTATCCATAATCAGATACTCTTCTCAAATCAACCTCAAAGTCAAGATCATGAATCCACTAGATGGCATGGTATAAATTAATGCTACTTGTCCATATACTCTACAAGAGTGACAATTAATGCTACTTGTCCAAATATTGTGTCTAAATTCTTGTTTCcgtatttttttcattttgatgttTAAGATTTATCTCAACAATGTACACTctcattgtaacaaaaaaaaaatgtacactCTCATCAATACACTTTCTTTTAAGATTAAAAAGTGaattgttttaaataaaaagaaaattataaaccAAATTGTGGAGATTAATCCCTCTATATAACTAAGCTTTCTTTAGTGTAAAAAACATGCATGTAAGTcagttaaattattatatttgatgaTATGAATAgtgaccaaaaacatatttattatatatattcataataaTTGTACATCCTTAGTcaacaaaattgacttttactctccttttatttactttttcagCTTACacaaaaattggattttgagaACTTTTCTATCCCTACTCTTTCTTTATCACTCGAGCTTTTAAGCTTTTCATGAATACCTACTAGCAATTTATTGAGTAAACATATTATATActactacaacaacaacaacaacaacaacaacattttccTTTCTATTTCATGTAGTCATCATTGAAAATTGGGCCTGAATCTGTCACTACTTTTAGTGTTGAACCTTCTGCAGTAGAATCTCAACTCATTTGTTTCAATTCATTCTAGCTTCTCTAGGTGGAACCCTCTGAGAAGGAAGCACCTGAAGAGCCATTTGAAGGAGTCCATGCATAAATGAGTAAGCCAATAATGAGAACTATGGCCCCTGCCACAAAGCCTGTCGGAAGAGATGAGGCAACACCAAGGTATGGCAATTGAAGTGTGAACACATAGATAGATATTGGAACTGCCACAAAGCCAAATTGTATATATCAGTTTAGTATAACCTCATAATTCACATCAACATGCATTTATAATTTAGTGTGGGTTTATTCTACAGcggtgaaaattgattttagcaAAAAGTGTGTTTCAGGAAAAATTATTTATGGTTGGATACGTTTACATTAAAGTAAAAGCCACAAACTTtagcttcaagttagaatcaTTTCTAGTCGAGAACCCCAAATAAACTTCTTAAAACAAGATCATGTGAAACAAGAATATTCAATTACATACACATGAACAACACTGCAAAAATAGTAAATAACTTGATATTTCATAGTTGTCGTTACACAATATATCAACGTCAGTGTAGCTATACTTCTGTGAAACAAGCATACCTGAAAATGTTGAGGCAAGACAAGATACAACAGCTGAAGAGATCTTCAGGAGATGAAGCAATGCAATATTGAAACCAATGTTTACAATAATAAACAGCAATGGCAGCAGAGGCGCACCGTCACATCCTGGAATCAAAAAGAATACTTTCTTTTTTGTATCATAATAATCACAAAATTAAGAATACAAAATTAGGATTCTGAGCCAGCCCAATCCCATCAGACAGATAATTGCAATTCTTGAAACTTTACATGCAAATTCATCCTGCCTTGTAACATTGAGGCTATATAAGAGACGATACAAATCAAAGCAAGATAATAGGATTTGGGTAGCTCAGTTGATTTGAGGAGTTAAAGGACCGAGATTCAAACTCTGAGGAAggagaaaatactaacataacatctaaataatatactaatatttttaaggGTACGCACACCAAACTGGTCTATAAAAGATATGACAATAAGGAAAAGGAAATAGAGCTTACCACTTGATAATGTACCAACATTTAGGAAGCAAGCTGCACCATCTTTGAGGTAGTTTGGTAGTTGACTGAAGGGGACACCCCATAGTTTTGACAAGAATGGGAGAAGAAGGCATATGAATAGTGCCTACACTGATCATATACCTTTAGTCATTTAGACATACATTGGTAAGGATATTTGTAAACATTTCTATGTAGTACAAACGTTGAATATTTGCGACAGATTGAAGGATACCTACTTGGAATGCAGATCCATATGAGTTGACAACAAACAGGTCCACAGAGCCTCCCTGTTTCAGATAATACTAACGTATTATTTCCTCTCatgggaaaaatgaaaaaatacaagttcaaaaaaaatctagtttAGAGTGTTGAACAACAAAAGAATGCATTGTCGAGTTTGATTATTAAAATGAATCCATCATGTATCACGGAAGTTATTATAAAATTGCTATTGCAATTTAGTAATATTGTTTTcaaaatgttttaaataaagGTTTGCAGTTGTGAATTGAACCGTGACATCAAGGTTTTTTATCGCAATTGAGGCTGCATTTGTCCACAACTATCCACAATACCAAGGATCACGATGCGACCATGACTCCCCCCAATACAATACTTTTTAAAAGCCATGATTTGCATAAATTTATGAATGAAAACAATTTGGAAGTCAACACTGTGCCTACCTTTAGTTTTTTGTTTGCATCCAAAAAGATTAGCTCCTGCAAAGTAAGAAAATGCCAGTTTTAGccatgaaaaaaattgtttgaaagtTGAGGAAAATGCAATGAACTTTAGCAGATAATAATAACCTTCAGAACGGTATCAGCTGCTTGAAGTAAAAATGAAACAATCATCAAAAGACTCCAAAATAAACCACCATCCTTTAATGAATTTCCAGCATCCGGTCCACTACAATAGTAAATAGTGGTATAAATAAAAAGGCCTAGACAGTAAAAACAAATCTCAGATAGTTCCTACCGGATAGTAACGTATATTTCCAATGTTGCAAAGAGTAATGTTTCCAATGTTTTTACAACAGGAAATCCTTCAaactttgattttaaaaatcaCAAAGGAACACAAGTAATATATCATATGGAGTCCCTCATAAGATTTAACATATGAAATCATAATTTTGACTTTGTTGTACAGCATGAAATCTACCATTACAATTTGAAAGCATTAACTAGTCTTTGACCTGCAATCTCTTAAAACACATGTTGAAGAAGAAACCTTATATCATACTGGCATATTCCCTTGTGAGATTGTTTATCAGAGCTTATGGAAACGACTTATCACATATCCAAGCTGTTTTCGgcatattttcataagctcttcaagatagcttatgaacaAGCTTATAGTTTATTTGAAAACCATATgacttaattttatcttttattataaaaataggtTATATATAAGCACTTCATaaaattgtttatccaaacagggcctaaaTAGTCTTTCACATGCAATCTCTTAAAACACACATGTTGAAGATTCAAGAATGCATTGCCCTTAGTGACACTCACAAACAGAGCCACCACCAAAACATGgcatcccttaaaaaaattaacatgtacCACTTACCTTGCTACAGTAACAACTACACCAATTGTGACAAGAAAGCATCCAAGTAGGTGGTTGACTTTATATCTTCTCCCAAGAAAAATAATTGACAGGAGAATTTGCCACACTAGAAAGGTCTGCAACAGAATAAGTTTTCGAATTAACTATGCTTCTTTAGTTTTACCTACACATAGATGAGCTAAACAGAGGCcaagtttgtttaaattttttgagcAAATATGCGACCAGGGAGAACATGACTAGCCATACAGGACGAAAAATATCCAAGGGCTTCTACTTTGGAGTTAGTATGCATACACCAATTTGGTATCAGTATTGAAGAAATTTTCAGTTCATATTAGTTTGTATCAAAGGTTTGTAGATGATTCTGAAATTGATATACTTCATTTGGATACAAATATCATTAACTAAGTAAAGATTGTCAACTGCTAGATAAATCACGCAGATGACAGCAAGCGAGCACTTAATTGCTATATTCGTTTACCTGAGACAAAATTGGAATTGAAGCTCCCGAGAGAATTGCTGATACAAGAAAGAGCACagaaaattatcaaattaaattcAGATTATGAGTTGGACCGAAATATGatgtatgatagaacattatagcgtaattgatccatgtagctgaccccacttagtgggaaaaggtttggttgttgttgttgtatgatCATGTTGGTGAAGAGATAAATCATACAACGTAAACATAGCATCTAATGACAAAAGCCAAAGATGAAACGCAAACTCGTGTTGAACTTAAGGGGAAGGGatagaaaaatatgttttattcaTGCTAATACACTAGCTTATTATATGTGATAATAGTAGTAATCTAATAAACAAGTGTAACACGTTAACTTAAGTACATTTCATCATCTTGttataacataacaaaactGTTTTTTGGCAAAGGATAACATAACATTATTACTTAAACGATACAATAATAGTGAGATGTATGATAGAATGTTTGAGTAAAATGAGTGTGTAGTATATTACATTGCATCAGTTTAACAACACTAAATGTTTTTCACTCTCATAAACAAAATGCCCTGCAGCGaaatttaaatactttttgtaatctagaaaacaaaatttgatatgattACTCATGGATAGAATAGTGCGTTGAAAATGCAATCCgaagcaaagaaaaaataatggaaaactACCTCCTGCAGCCATTCCAGTTGCAGCAGCAAGAGCCTCCAAAAGACCAATAACAACAAATGGTGTCTTTGGCAAACTTAACATCTCATCAGTAACAATGCCGGCACGGTGCCGAATATACATAATACCAAAGTACACAATCACATAtctgagaaaaaaaaacataaaacacatCACTCCCTCATTTCAACTCCccaaattttatcatattcaaggattaaaataaagatttgcGACCGCGATCAAAATTGTGAAATTATTGTTCTTATATCACCGTAACTCCTATTGAGGGCTTGTTTGGATTTTCTTATTTGACCTTGTCTACCAGCATATAAACACGTGTAAGACTGTTTAAGAGAGCTTATGAGAACAGCTTATTTCCATCAGCTATCTATGATAgcttaaaaaacaacttatcatttatacgaaaacagtttgactttattttatcttttataacagaaatagcttatatataaccattcatatgatatgatatgtgCTTATGATCTATGCGCGTAATTAAGTTGATTACCGATGAAATGATCTGAGTCTATATCGTCCACATTTGACCTTGATTCTCCACAATATAAGGATCATGGTAGGGTCGTTACTCTAACaactatattttctttttgtttcctATAAGTTCCCTCCATCGGAGGTAGTTATGTTCTGAGTTACTATCAAACACTAAATGTAAACACCTCTTAGCTGGGATTCGAACCTTCTCTAACAGCAATTCAAACTTTTGATCAAATCCACAAAATTCCACTAAATAATGATATCTGtactctctaaaaaaataaataaagtgttaGCAACTCTATAGCACCGACATTTCTGGTGAAAGATGTATCCGGTGTCCGACACCGAGGTGAcattacaaaaagaaaagaaagaaaagtgaaTGAAGTACCCGAAAGTGGAAAGCTGTGCAAGGAAGAAAGGATACTGTTTCAAAGGAACCAAAGCTAACTTATAAAGAACTCTGTTTCCGACACCCATCACCACCGTTGCTGCCGCGGCCACCGCCACCTCCGCCGCCTTATTCCCACTCCTCCCCGCCACGTCATCATTCCCTACACTCCCATCCTCCACCGCGTAATTGCATGGCCCCACCTTCTCCATTATCCGCCGTGAGCCGCCGTCCCCGGCGGCGACAACCACCGTGAACTTCATTCTCAACAGTCTCGTTTTCCGTGGAGAATAGCCATATCTGATCCCGTAATCTCCGGCAGTCATCTCCGATCGCCGGAGTGTAACACCGGCGGGAAGTATTATGGCTCCGGCGTCGGGACACCGCCGGCAGAATGATGCCATCGTTAAAATTTGATTATGATCAAAGAAATGAGAATGgagaaattgaattatttattaaattgttAAGAGAAAATTGAAGTGTGTTTGTCATATTCTTGtaatatttaaatgattaatttgatttgatgcaTCACATCACAAGAATACTACTAAACTTTAGAATATGAACCACACAAATTCAATTCACTTTGTTtagaagaaaaattcaattcacttTCTATCTTCATTTTATGTCTGTCCTGAAATTCTCATCAACATGCAGCGTATATAAATCTACGGTcaactttttgtatttttcgTTACATTTGTTAAGGAGGTTAGGTGAATGATCACACCGTATATTTCATATTTGGATGTGTCTTTAAATATTGAAGTGTGGGACAAGTGGTGTACCATTGTAATACCAATATTATATAACATTGGTCAACAAAGATGTGCCACATAGCATTTCACATGTATATCTTTTCTCGTTCTTCTTTAGACCTTCCTATGTGGCACACTTTCATTgaccaatgttatataacattggtatccCAATGATACATAAATGGTGTCATATAGTGTCTGACAAGTGTGAGCGTTTTACTTTAGTTgctttaaatgcatttttggtatctatttttaaaatgggAAATAGTCATTTGAATTACAATAGTCTCGAAATTACAACAGAAATTAtgaaatactccatccgtttctatatataaacactctttatttttaataaaattgtgtttatatatagGGATGGATggagtaattttttattgtgtattctgttagttaaaataattgttgacgttaaaatattttcattgaCGTCGTAATCTTGGAGCTCTGGGAGGATCGAATTGTGGTGGGTTAATATGTAGAGGGTCAAAAAGAAGAGTAtatatgaaatgttttttgatcAGAATTAGAAGCGTGTGTTCTTTTTGAAAACGATTATGACTAATATAAAGCacaatcaataattattttgtaatttcactacattgaaaaattattatggTTGCGTGTTGCACAATTAAGGATGAAAAATAACTATTtgcacatttttaaaaatatgaagtgTTAGTCTCCTTATTTTAAATGTTGGTGCTCAAAGAATGTACATAAACAAAGACATTTCACTTTGTTGTCATTAACATGAAATGAGTCGTATTTGCTAAGAGTCGTGTTCATATGTTTAACAAATATGAATTGTTAGTCATTAAATATTGACTTAATAGATAAAAAGTTACTTCATTAGTAAAATTGCATGTTTAACTTTCATTGAATTTTGAAGTTTGTTCtaa
Above is a genomic segment from Medicago truncatula cultivar Jemalong A17 chromosome 5, MtrunA17r5.0-ANR, whole genome shotgun sequence containing:
- the LOC112421875 gene encoding rhodanese-like/PpiC domain-containing protein 12, chloroplastic produces the protein MLRVCRLRVGMAIPKLSELSIIPSLFSFSFTSHSHSQMHTFSSIKTFHFHSPSSLPLSPFTFIMSPYATTLYSTGSSAVEGGGEREVLVQHLLVKEDDEKLFLNLQKRLSAGEDLSDLAVDYSVCPSKEEGGRLGWVRKGQMVPEFEEAVFSAPLNKVVMCKTKFGWHLLQVLSEREESVFQDIQPDELHVKLQDPNFSKEAQLIDVREPEEVDKASLPGFMVLPLLQFGTWVPEINTKLDLQKNTYVLCHHGIRSLKVARWLQSQGFRKIYNISGGINAYAVQVDPSIPTYNRVKFGERTPSNILASHPFGTFNSYLRGKA
- the LOC11431856 gene encoding protein CLT1, chloroplastic, whose amino-acid sequence is MASFCRRCPDAGAIILPAGVTLRRSEMTAGDYGIRYGYSPRKTRLLRMKFTVVVAAGDGGSRRIMEKVGPCNYAVEDGSVGNDDVAGRSGNKAAEVAVAAAATVVMGVGNRVLYKLALVPLKQYPFFLAQLSTFGYVIVYFGIMYIRHRAGIVTDEMLSLPKTPFVVIGLLEALAAATGMAAGAILSGASIPILSQTFLVWQILLSIIFLGRRYKVNHLLGCFLVTIGVVVTVASGPDAGNSLKDGGLFWSLLMIVSFLLQAADTVLKELIFLDANKKLKGGSVDLFVVNSYGSAFQALFICLLLPFLSKLWGVPFSQLPNYLKDGAACFLNVGTLSSGCDGAPLLPLLFIIVNIGFNIALLHLLKISSAVVSCLASTFSVPISIYVFTLQLPYLGVASSLPTGFVAGAIVLIIGLLIYAWTPSNGSSGASFSEGST